The DNA window GATAAGATTTCATGAGGCACTGAAATCAGATAATTACGGCGTGAAGCGTTATCTCGAAAACTCTCACTTTAACCTCAATAACGGCAAATCAGATGACTGGCAGAACATGTACGCGACAGTAGGGGGGTACTCAGTGTATTTGGGTTTCACTAATACAGTAGGCTATGTTGTGTACAGGATTTCGGACAAAAGCGACAAAAGCGACTATTCGCGGCTAAGAGACAAGCTCAAGAGCAGGGCAAAGTCAGCAGGACTTGTTTACTATAATTACAGCGGGAAAAAAGAAACATCCTACAACAGAGAAAATTTTGTGTGCATGAGAGCTTTTATTGTGGACGACAAAAACCTGAAAACTGAGTAAGCAGACACGCATAGCATTATGCCTCACTTGATCGCAATCGAATATTCAGAAGCCCAAAGAAGGCAGCTAAAATCAGAAATTGACCGACTCAGCAAAGCGGGTTACTCGTTGTCGGCCAAATATGACGCTGAGACTTTCGGGACTTGGGATAAACTTTTCGAGTCCGCAATAACGCCCGGGCTTTTCGCCGAACGTGAATTAATCGTTGTCGAGAACGCTGAAATTCTCGGAGCTTTCCCCGAAAATTTATCGGCCATGATTGAGGATGACAAAGCTGATACTGTAATAATACTCGTCTTCAGCACTGACACAAAAAACTTGAAGGCAGTCGCAAAATCTATCACACTCATAAAGCCGGAAGCCCAAATTCCTCCGTGGAAACGGCAGGCGTGGATAATGTCTCTCGCAAAGGAGCAGGGACTCAGAATCTCGCAGGACGCGGCGAATCTTCTTGCCGACAGCATAGAGTCTCAGGAGGAATTACGCGCGGAGATTCTCAAGCTCGGAATTTATGCTGACGGCCGTGAAATCACCCTGAAGGACGCGCAAGACCTATCATTTGACGAGGGAGGCCGGGCAATGATGATGTTTCTTGACGGAATATGCGCCTGCAATCCTCACGATGTCGCAAAAGCAATCAGCCACCTTAATGATGACTCCCCCCTCCCGATAATCGCGGCAATCACAAACAGACTCCGCCCCGCGCTTATTCTCTCACTGTTTCAGGGGAAATACGCTGACGAGGCATTGAAGGCCGCAGGATTTGACCCCGCCAAAAAGAATTACGCCATCAACAAAGCAAAGTCGGCCCTCAAAATTTACGGTGCCGAGAGAATCAAAATATTCATGGCCGAATCTGCCCGGCTGTCATTCTTGGAGAAGACCTCACGCGCTGAAGGCTGGCAGGGATTCGAGTCGGTTATATGGAGTCTTATGGCTAAAATTTAAGCAGGAGGAATAACAATGAGGAATTTATACGTATTAATCATAGCTGTAATTTTGTCCCTGCCGAATATCGCGGAATGCGCCGGGATATTTCACACGCTCAAATCAGGCGATGTAATCGGGATATTAGCACCGTCAACTTACGCTGAAAGCTCTGACCTTTACGGGGGCATAGAGGCTCTAAAGGCAAAGGGCTACCGCGTGAAAGTCGCACCGTCAGCAACCGCAATGTATGAGCATTTCGCCGGGACTGACAGAAGACGCGCAGAGGACATCAACGACATGTTCCGGGACGATTCCGTGAAGGCAATAATCTGCGTCAGGGGCGGTTACGGTGCGGCGAGGACTCTCGGAATGCTCGACTATGACATGATAGCCCGGCACCCTAAGCCCTTTATCGGTTTCAGCGATATTACGGCACTTCATATCGCGCTCGCAAAGAAGGCCAATATTCCGACAATACACGGGGCTATGCTTGTCTCGTTCACGACAGAAAGATTCATGTCCGATTACACGTCCGGGAATTTCTTTGCCGGACTCACGAATCCGAATCCCATCGGCGAAATACCAATGCCGGAAGGATATAAACTCGAAACCGTAACACCCGGCCGCGCTGAAGGCGTAATCATCGGCGGGAATCTCACTGTCTTAACATCGCTTGTCGGGACTCCGTATGAGCTTGACGGGAACGGCGCAATATTGTTCCTTGAGGAAATCGGCGAGAAACCGTACAGGGTTGACAGAATGCTGAATCAGCTTTACCAGAACGGATTATTACGGAGGGTGAGAGGGATTCTTCTTGGTGATTTTGTCGGCTGTGAAGATGAAGACGCTGACGGGATAAATGATTTCACGCTTGATGACGTTCTGAGGCATTACGCGAGAATTTCACGCAGGCCGGTGATAAAGGGGGTCCCTGCCGGGCATGGGAAGTACAATATGTTTCTGCCTTTCGGAGTTCATGCGGTGATGAATGCCAGCGATGACGGATCAGCAAGTTTAGTGATTGACGGTTCGCCGTTCGTGAAGTAGTTAGAGTATAATATCTACATCCAGTTTTTACGGAGGTGAAAAATTATGCAGGTTACGTCAATGTTATCTGCTGGCTACCTTGAGCCGATGCAGAATGTCTCCCGTATACAGAAAATAGCGGAGTATGAGAAAGAGACAGACCAGTCGAAGCAGCTCAAGGAGCAGGAAATTTTAGCGGAGGAACAAGCCCTCAAAGCCAAGCTCGGAGACTCGGCGCAGGTTCATACGGTATATCATTACACGATGGGTACGGACGGAAAACGCTACATAACGGGAGCTTCCGTAACCATGAAGGGCAGTGAGGAAGACCTTAACCGCGTTGGCGGAGGACTCGCGACAGAGGACATACAGAGCCGGAGCCGCGAAATCAATGAAGCACTCAGGAAAGAGTCCGACAAGGACGAAAAGAATCAGACCGTAATCAAAGCTCAGGACGAAAAACGCAAGGCCGAAGCAAAGAAAGACAAGGCCGAGGACGAGAAAGACTCCCAAGTCCGCGAGCTTAAACAGATTCAGCAGGAAGTAATAGCCCATGAGGCAGCCCATCAGGCCGCGGCGGGCGAGCTAGGCGGAGGAGTCAGCTACACTTACATACAAGGCCCCGATGGTCAGAAATACATAACAGGCGGGGAAGTCCCGATACATTTCAGGGAAGGCGCGACTCCTGAAGAGACCCTGCGGAACATGCAGAAAGTTCAGGCGGCGGCAAACGCTCCGGCAGACCCCTCCGGGCAGGATATGAGGGTTGCGGCAAAAGCGGCGGCGCTGGCGGCAAAGGCAAGAAGCCAAATCGCGCAGGAAAATCAGCAGGAACAGCACACCGAGACCGTAGCGAAAGGGACTCCGATATTTGAGGCCGTCAAGAATGAGAGTCAGCAGCAAGACCCGGAAAAGAACGGCGTTATGTCAGTCCTTGCGGCGGTGAAAGAATTGCAGATAATGAGCCTTATACCGGCGGCGTAAAATCATGATGATGACTTTGTGAGTCCTTCCGCGAAATTTCTGCGGGAGGATTTTTTTGCACACTGAGAGGATATTAACATGAATGTTTTTGAACGTATGCTCAATACTCAAGCCCTAATGTTTATCTATGTCGTTACGGGAATCATCATGGCAAAAACTGGAATCCTAAAGCGTGAAGCCCGGTCAAGTTTCATACATCTTCTGCTTGATATAGCACTCCCCTGCATGATATTAAACTCGTTCAACATTGAGACAAGCATAGAACAGCTCATAGCCGCCGGAGAAATTATGCTCATTTCGTCATCCTGCGTGCTAATTTCATGGGTTACGGCAAAAATTTTCTGGCGCAAAAAGCCTCATGGCCGCAAAGCCGTTCTTGAGTTCGCGACTCTCTTCTCAAACGCCGGAAACGCAGGTATGCCTATCGTTAATTCAGTTTTCGGGGCTGAAGGAGTCTTCTATGCCTCGTTCTACTTGCTGCCCGTCCGTATACTGATATGGACTGCGGGACTCTCTCTCTTTGTCGAAACAAGCGGGACAAAGCAGCGGATGATGATACTTGCGCGGACTCCGAGCGTTGTTGTTGTGTTTCTGGGAATCGCGCTGATGTTTCTACCGTTCAGGCTTCCTGCTGTGCTGTCTGTTGCGGTGAAGAATATCGGCGACATGACCGGGCCTCTGTCGATGATGTTAATCGGGGCGGCACTGGGCGAGTCGAATCTCCGCGAGGCTTTCGACACTGACGCATTAATCCTGACGGGAGTCCGTCTCGTCGTTCAGCCGTTAATCTTCCTGTTCCTGTTCCGGGGGATTGGAGTGCAGGCTCTGCTGTGGCAGGTGGCAGTGATACTTACGGCCATGCCTGCGGCGGCAAACACTGAGATTTTCGCGGAGATGTACGGAAAAGATTACGTGTTCGCGGCAAAATGCGTAGTAGTCTCGACAGTCATATCACTTTTCAGCGTCCCGATTCTGACTCTTCTCTTCTGAAGTAAAGCCGTAATTTTTGGTGTATAATCTCCGAAATCTCACACACTCGATTCAAATAAAGAAAGATAATGATACCATGAGGAAAAGCAAATATTTCCTGCTTGTAGCCTCGGCGGTTCTTGTTTTTGTCGCGCTCATTTCCGGCGGGTGCGGGGGCAGCGGAGGAGGGACTGTAGCAATCACGGGCGAAACGAACGAAAACGGCACGAACGAAAACGGCGGAGGATAAAGCGCAGAGCTTGACTTGCCGTCAATGTTCGACATCAGGGCAACGGTTGAGTTCACGGCAATGATTGATGAGCTTAAAGCCGAGGGAGTCTGGGCAAAAATTGAATCTCAAGAGCTTGTTTTCATCAATGATTCTGTTGACTCGGAAGTCATCAGCAAATTCAAGAACGGTGCAATACTCACAGTGTACCAGCCGACAGAATATGACATGGCCGGGCTTTTCGAGTTCCTCAAAAGAATGTCAGCTGATATTTCCGGGATCGACACAGGCACAGACATCGAAATCATAGCAGTAACGAAGCGCACCGCAGTCGGCTCAGTTGTCAGCGAGGATAATATAGTGCGTCTCGATAATATTTTCTTTTATCCGGACATAAGCACGCTGGTTTCTGTTGACGCGGATTCAACCATCGAGGATGTGGAGAAGGAATATATCGACATGCAGGTTGAACGGTGGAAGAGATACTATTACTGGCGCGCCTCTCTTGACGAAAAAACGCGGGCGAACGCGGGCGAGGCGGCGATGCTGAAGTCATCCGCGGCTGAGGACAACAATGTTATCGACATATCGCGGGTTCTTTCGGGTAATTATGACTTGTATATCTTGATGACGAGTACATTATGTACAGAGGCACCCGCACAAACATTCTTGAGTATAATGTGCATTCGGTGCATTCATTCACAGATCACAGCGATTATTTTGTAGTAAGCTCAAACTTCAGCACGAAGCCCAAAAAAGTAGATACGCAGGCGAGAGTCGTTCTTCCTTACCAGCAGCTTGGAACCGCGCAGACTACTGAACTGGCCTATACATGGTTCAGGGGACTCAGAGGATACACAAGCGGGTTTGACAGCAAAATAACTTTCGGCGAATGCGTCAAGACCTCAATGCCTGACGGAGTATCAGCGGGGACTCAGTATAGCGAGAATTTCATGTGGAGCAATGACGGTGTTTTTGCCGGGCATAGTTTCGGGGAATTTTACGGGGTTCATTTCTCCGGAAACGTCAGTTTTGACGCTACAAATATCACCGTTCTGAACAACTCTGACACATCATCGGCGGCGTTCAGCTCGACAATTGACAGGCCGGTGGATGAAACATCTTCATGGAGCCAGGCCGCGGCAAATGAGGCTTCAAAGAAAGAGCTGAAGTTTCCTGCGTTTACTGTGATGAAAGTCGGCCAAGATGAATGGAAGAAAGGATATGAGTCCAAGGAGCTGACATTCAGCGGTGCAGTGAGTGAGGGTACTGTTGTCCGCAATTACTATTTCCGAAATCGTCAGTCGCAAACTATCTTTGAGGCTAAAAGGCTTGACATGGCATATACCAAAAATTTCTCGATTGCCTTCAAGAATCCCAATCCCCCGATGCACTCGACAGTACATCAGAGATATTACGCTTGGCACAAACAGAAAGGCGCGGCGGCAGTCAGGATTCATTCTGAATGCGACTGGCAGCTCATAGTTGAGTCAACGGCAAGAGACTGGATAACATTCGACAAAACAAGCGGGACAGCTACAGGCCCTGAAGGTGAGTGGGTGAGGTTCACGTATCCCGAAAACAATACAGGACAGGCAAGACACGTCAATATAATGCTGGTGGCCTATCCCTACGATGACAAGTCAAAAATAGAGGCTACAGTCTTTGAGATGTACCAGTCAGCCGGCGATACCATATAACATAAGGACAGACATTTTCCCCCCGGCTTTCACTGCTGAGGGGGATTTTTCTTGCTGTCCTCCAAGTATTGCGGAGGGACAAATTTCACCTGCCACACTCCGTTTTCTGAAACAAAAAATTTATGGTCGTCCCTGAACATTTTCCCGGCTCTGACTGTGAACACAAACGGTTTTCCCTTTCGCCTTCCTGTTTTCATGGCCGTATCGTAATCATTCGACAAGTGAACGTATAATCTTGTCATCGGCTTCAGCCCCTCGGCTTTTATGATTTGCGCTGTGTCCTGTGATGTTCCGTGATAAAGTATTTCAGGCGGCTCTTGTTCTTCAAGCCCTACATCAACATTCACTGAATGACCCTGATTAGCCCGAATATATTTCCCGTCATCGCTGAAGGAATATCGGCCTTTTCTGTCATTCGAGACTATCTCCCGGAGAATCGCAATATCAATAGGGTGTATATTGCTGATACCGTCGATGAGGTCGCTGACTTTTGCCCAGCCATGAGAGTCCAAAGTTATACCGATGATTTCCGGCTCATGTCTCAAAATTTTTGCTATAAATTTACTGAGTGAAGAAAATTTTTCCCGTGCCATAAAAAAATCCCTCCCGCAGTCATTATACAGGAGGGAGGAATTTCACCGGGCTATGCTCTTGCGACTCTCGCTTTCTTGAGCCAGTCTTTTCCGTCAACAAAACGCGACACAATGAACGACACAACATAATCCCCCGCCGCATTAATCATCGTGGCAGGAGGGTCAACAAGATTCCCTATCGCAACAAGAATCGGGAACGCAAGCTCCATATGATTCGGGAAGAACAGAGCGCAGATAATGTACTCCCCTATGTAGCCCCCGCCCGGTACTCCGCTCATACCGACAGCCGAGAACACCGCCACAAGAACAATCATAGGCAGATCCGAAACCGTCAGAGGCTGGCCGAGTACGCCCATGACAAACGCAATTTTCAGCACACACGAGAAGCAGGAGCCGTCCATGTGCATTGTAGCTCCTAGGGGAAGCACTATGTCCGAAACATCGCGGGAAATCCCGGTGTCAGCGGCGGCCTCCATGTTTGTGGGAATCGTCGCAACGCTTGAGCATGTACCCAGTGAGACAACAGCAGGCTTTGTTATGTGCCGGAACATTTCCCGGACTCCCTCTGCCCCCGCTCCTATCCACGCCATAATCGGGAACGCCGTGAACACATAGATGAAGCACACCGGGTAGTACAGCAATAACGCCCGGGCGTAATCCTCCGAGATTTGCGGGCCGTATGTCGCAACAAGGTCGGCGAAAATCGCGAAAAACGCAACAGGCGCGTAATATGTTACGATGTTCACGAACTTCAGCATTACGGCTGTGAGGCTCTCAATGAATTTCCGCACAGGCTCCCCGGCCTCGCCGCTGAGATTGACCGCGAAACCGAAAAGCAGCGAGAACACTATCAGCGGGAGCATTGCCCGGCGCGTGAGAAGCCCGACAAAATCCTCAACCGTGAAGAAGTTTACGATCATCTGCGTTATTGTGGCATGATTTCCGATCTCCTCGTGGGCTATGTGAGTCCATGCTGACGTTACCGGCGGGAAAATCATAACTAGCCCGAAATATATCACCGCCGCGATTGCCCCGGTGATAACAAATGTTGCGACAGTTACCCACATTATTCGGCCTGAGCGTGAAAGATCCCGCGTTCCGGCGATTGCACCTGAGATTGACGCAAACACCATCGGAACAACAATGCAGAACATCATACGGATGAATATAGTTCCGAGAAAAGCAATGTTTGACGAAAATCCCGGGTAAATATAGCCCGTTATAGCTCCCAGAATCATGGCGAGCAAAAGAACCGTGAGGAAAAAATAATTTCTTGCTACAGAATGAGCTTTCATTAATTCTGCCTCCTGTGAATTTTTTTGTGAGACAGGGATATTATAGACTAAGTGAGGTCGTTAAAGTATGTGCGCTTCAAATCTCCCTTCATTTTTTGCCCCGGCAGAAAAAAAATCCCCCCCAGCTTTCATGGCCGGGAGGGAAATATATTAGTCCCTATTCAGCACCGATTCTCTCGTTGTTTGACTGGTGTAGCTCAAATAATGTTCTCTCCTGCTTTGTCTTGTCATTGTAGGGATAAGATACGAGATACATATTCGCGTGCCTTCCGCTCCCTGAAGTGTTTTCGTGAATCGTGAAAACTACCCACTCGCCTTCAGAACCCGTTGCTTTTCCGCTCGTCTTCTCGAAAGTTATCCAGCTTTCCGCGCCATTCTCAAGCTCGATATTCCAGTCGCTTTCGGAGAATACCCTGACCGCCGCGGCTATTTCGTGCCTGTTACAAGCGTAATATCTCTGATGAGTCGTTGAATGTTTCGGCGGGATTGGTGTCTTGACGCTGAGATGGAAATTTTTGCTGAATACCGCGTTGATTCTGGGATAATGCGTGTCATAGTAATCATATCCCTTCAGCGACGCGCCTTCACGGATTCTCCCGCTGAATGAGACCTGCACAGCGTCATACCCTGCTTTCCAGTCGCCCGATGAGACTTTGAACACCGAGTATGTCGGAAGCCTATTCGCTGTTATCGAGGCACTATAAGCAGAAAATCCGCTCTCTGTTGATGACGAATCCGCAGGCCAGTCAAATAAAGCCGTGAATTTTGCTGACTGCTGCCCAGAGTCATTGAGGACGGTTATATTTGCCGCGTCATAGGAAAGAGGCTTGGAGAAAGATACTCCGTCAAAGACTCCGAAATCATCCCCGGCAAAAATCCCTTCACCGTTCCACGTGAAATTCTCGCGGTACACTGTCCCATGCGCCGCCCCGTCAGGCATGGAGGTTGTCAGGAGGCTGCCGGCATTGGCTGAGTTTTTCGTCATTGAGACATCAAGCTCCGCCGCCCTGGTGAATCCCCTGATGTACGGAAATTCAACAGTATAAACGCCCTGCCTTATAGGGGGGAGGCAGTAACTATCCCCGGCGGTGATTGGGTTTGTGTAAAGGCTTGAGCCTACAACGAAATAATCGCAGTGATCCGTGAACGAATGAACAGAATATATCTGATAATCAAGCATGTTGTTGCGTGATGCCGAGTAAGACATGTAATTTCTGCTCTGCTTCTGACCGTGCCATGTGTCTATGCGGGTGTTGTCCGGGGAAGTTTCCTGAGCGTCCCATGTCCATAGCTTGGTGTAGGAGAAATCGTAAGTGCCTGAGACGACCTTCGAGACATCAACAATATTGTTGTTCCCTGACGCTATTCCGTCAATGTTCGCGGCGGTGCGGAGGTTTGCCTGAGTCCTATCGTCAAGCGAGGCCAGCCAGTAAAAATATCTCCTCCAGCGATCAATCTGCATTTTAAGATATGCTTCCTCGACCTCATCGGGAGAAGTATAACCGTCAGCAGAAACTAGCGTACTTATATCCGGCACAACGTAAACGAAAATATTATCGAGCTGTAATATATTGTCTTCGCTGATAGCTGTACCGCTTGCAGTCCGCTTTGTGATGGCGATGATTTCAATGTCCGCGCTTATGTCAAGCATTGAGATGTCAGCCGACATGCTTTTGAGGAACGCGAACGCCTTTTCGAGGTCATTTTCTGTAGGGTAGTACATAGTAAGCACTCCGCCATTGTTATAGTTGCTGATGACCTGCGAGTCAATGGAGTCGAAAACGTTGTAGAAGGTGAGACTGTCAATTTTGTCCCAGATTCCCTCGGCTTTAAGTTCGTCAGTCATGGCGGTAAATTCTTCTATGGCTCTTATCTCGAACATTGAAGGAAGGTAAAGCTCTGCACTTTCTCCGCTTTCCTGCCCGTCATTGTTGGTTACCGCGACAGTACCCCCTCCGCTGCCACCGCAACCGCCGGAAGCCAGCACCGCAAAGACAAGCATAGCCGCGGCCATGAGCCAGAGATGGAATTTGCTTCTTGAAATTCTCATAAAGTATCAGGACCTTTCATCGATAAAAATCGTGGTATTGAAATAAGTATATTATACACAAAAAAAGACCTGATTCCCCCTCAGCAGGAATCAGGCCGGCAATTTCTCACTTACGCAAGATACTTCTTCAGGGTCTCACGCACTGCACCATACCCGGAAATCTCAGAGCGGAATATAGCCTCTATCTTTTCACCGAGTCCAGCCTCATAGAGATTCACGCCGAATATATGCGCGTTGCTCAGAATCGGTTTCAGCTTTTCGCCGACAGTCTCAGGCTTCCCGATTTCGACTCCCGCCAGAATTTTCGTCATCTCGTCATTCATAGGGTCAGGGGATAATTCATACTTCCCGCCTTTGTCATCAATTCCGAGAAGGTATCTCAGCCATCCGGCAATGGCCAGCGGAATCCCCGTCAGATTCTCAGCAGTCCCGGAGCGTTTCACCCACGCTTTGACCGTCTCGCCGAAACGGAACGCCAGCCCCTGCGAAATATCCGTGGCGATTCGTGCGCTCGTGTCGCCTAAGTACGGATTCGGGAAACGCACCTTCATGCACTCATCGAGAAATTTGCGGGGCGACAAGATTTTAGGGTCATCGACAACCGGCAGACCCTCCGAATATCCGACAGCCTCAGCAAGCCGGGAGAGTTCCGGGTCATGCATTCCGTCAGCAAAAAGAGTGTACCCAAGCAGAATATCATACGTGCAGAGTGCCGAATGAATCGGATTCAAGCAGGCTGTAACCTTCATGCGCTCGGATAGGTTGACGGTGTTCCTGTCGGCCATGTATACGCCGTAATTTGACGCTTCAAGCTCAGGCCGTCCGTTTGGGAATGAGTCCTCGATTACGAGATAGCCGGGGGCTTCAGCGTTCACGAACGGGGCAATGTATGTGCGCTTTGACGTTACGACAATATTCATATCCTCAACGCCGAGTCCCGTGAGCATTTTTGCGACCTCCTCAGACGGGCGCGGGGTAATCTTGTCGATCATCGTCCACGGGAATGACACGCGGCTTTCATCTTTCACGTAAGCGACAAATTCAGCAGGGACAAAATTTTTCTCCTGCCATTTTTCCGCCGTCTCTATGACGCTTTCACGGAGCTTTCTGCCGTTCTGCGAAACGTTGTCCATTGACACAAGCGCAATGGGGAACGCTCCTGCCCTGAACCGCTCAAACAACATGGCCGTGATGACTGCCATCGCTCCTTTGGGATTCGCAGGGCCGTTTGACATGTCGGACTCAACGAAGGGGAAATATTTTCCGTCTGAGCCGTGAAGGGCGTAACCTTTCTCGGTGATTGTGAATGATACAAGCTGAAGAGTTTTCGCGGTGAAAATTTCGGTGAGTCGTGCGCGGTCTTGAGGGGCTTTTACGGCTTCAGTGAGTGAGCCTAACACCCGCTTGTCGGTCTTTCCGTCCTCATGGAGAGTTACGGCGAGTGCTAAATTGTCGAACGGGTAATATATCTTGTCGGCCACATCGTAATCGAACGTCTCAGCGCAGATTATGCCGGTGTCCATTTTCCCGGAGCGTATGAGGCTGTCCGCTATGCCTCCGACAAAAATACGGAAAATATTTCCGATGCCGAAATGAATCCAGCGGGGATTTCTGCGGGTGTTCTCTGCGATTTTCTGAGGGTCATACGGGGGGAGGTCGATTCCGGCGTTTTTCCATGCGGCAGAATCTTTGAGGCCGTCATAAGTCAGGCGCATAATGAATCAATCCTTTCACTGTTTATATTTGCTGTTATGGGTGAAAAAATTATAGCAAAAAATTCTGTATAAGAGACGCTCATAACGATAACTGAAGGCCGCGGCTTTCCGTCTGCGCTTTACTGCGTTAATGAAAATTTTTGACGGGATTGTAATATAATACATTCATTCACAATTCACATCACAGAATCAGGGAAGGTGTTTATCATTATGGGGGTACGCAAACCCGAAGACACTCGGAGCTTCGCACTATGCGCCCACGGCGGAGCGGGAAAAACTTCTCTCGCTGAAGCAATGCTTTTCGACAACGGCAACATTACCCGCATG is part of the Synergistaceae bacterium genome and encodes:
- a CDS encoding prepilin-type N-terminal cleavage/methylation domain-containing protein, translating into MLHSVKKKGFTRIELLIVIVVIGVLAAILMMASSEIIWTAKAVKIINDLRVLRTAFQQWYFDNSRNIKEAASNASDQGYHLVIDGKEIRFHEALKSDNYGVKRYLENSHFNLNNGKSDDWQNMYATVGGYSVYLGFTNTVGYVVYRISDKSDKSDYSRLRDKLKSRAKSAGLVYYNYSGKKETSYNRENFVCMRAFIVDDKNLKTE
- a CDS encoding LD-carboxypeptidase; the encoded protein is MRNLYVLIIAVILSLPNIAECAGIFHTLKSGDVIGILAPSTYAESSDLYGGIEALKAKGYRVKVAPSATAMYEHFAGTDRRRAEDINDMFRDDSVKAIICVRGGYGAARTLGMLDYDMIARHPKPFIGFSDITALHIALAKKANIPTIHGAMLVSFTTERFMSDYTSGNFFAGLTNPNPIGEIPMPEGYKLETVTPGRAEGVIIGGNLTVLTSLVGTPYELDGNGAILFLEEIGEKPYRVDRMLNQLYQNGLLRRVRGILLGDFVGCEDEDADGINDFTLDDVLRHYARISRRPVIKGVPAGHGKYNMFLPFGVHAVMNASDDGSASLVIDGSPFVK
- a CDS encoding AEC family transporter, with translation MNVFERMLNTQALMFIYVVTGIIMAKTGILKREARSSFIHLLLDIALPCMILNSFNIETSIEQLIAAGEIMLISSSCVLISWVTAKIFWRKKPHGRKAVLEFATLFSNAGNAGMPIVNSVFGAEGVFYASFYLLPVRILIWTAGLSLFVETSGTKQRMMILARTPSVVVVFLGIALMFLPFRLPAVLSVAVKNIGDMTGPLSMMLIGAALGESNLREAFDTDALILTGVRLVVQPLIFLFLFRGIGVQALLWQVAVILTAMPAAANTEIFAEMYGKDYVFAAKCVVVSTVISLFSVPILTLLF
- a CDS encoding BACON domain-containing protein, producing MYRGTRTNILEYNVHSVHSFTDHSDYFVVSSNFSTKPKKVDTQARVVLPYQQLGTAQTTELAYTWFRGLRGYTSGFDSKITFGECVKTSMPDGVSAGTQYSENFMWSNDGVFAGHSFGEFYGVHFSGNVSFDATNITVLNNSDTSSAAFSSTIDRPVDETSSWSQAAANEASKKELKFPAFTVMKVGQDEWKKGYESKELTFSGAVSEGTVVRNYYFRNRQSQTIFEAKRLDMAYTKNFSIAFKNPNPPMHSTVHQRYYAWHKQKGAAAVRIHSECDWQLIVESTARDWITFDKTSGTATGPEGEWVRFTYPENNTGQARHVNIMLVAYPYDDKSKIEATVFEMYQSAGDTI
- a CDS encoding RNA 2'-phosphotransferase — its product is MAREKFSSLSKFIAKILRHEPEIIGITLDSHGWAKVSDLIDGISNIHPIDIAILREIVSNDRKGRYSFSDDGKYIRANQGHSVNVDVGLEEQEPPEILYHGTSQDTAQIIKAEGLKPMTRLYVHLSNDYDTAMKTGRRKGKPFVFTVRAGKMFRDDHKFFVSENGVWQVKFVPPQYLEDSKKNPPQQ
- a CDS encoding dicarboxylate/amino acid:cation symporter codes for the protein MKAHSVARNYFFLTVLLLAMILGAITGYIYPGFSSNIAFLGTIFIRMMFCIVVPMVFASISGAIAGTRDLSRSGRIMWVTVATFVITGAIAAVIYFGLVMIFPPVTSAWTHIAHEEIGNHATITQMIVNFFTVEDFVGLLTRRAMLPLIVFSLLFGFAVNLSGEAGEPVRKFIESLTAVMLKFVNIVTYYAPVAFFAIFADLVATYGPQISEDYARALLLYYPVCFIYVFTAFPIMAWIGAGAEGVREMFRHITKPAVVSLGTCSSVATIPTNMEAAADTGISRDVSDIVLPLGATMHMDGSCFSCVLKIAFVMGVLGQPLTVSDLPMIVLVAVFSAVGMSGVPGGGYIGEYIICALFFPNHMELAFPILVAIGNLVDPPATMINAAGDYVVSFIVSRFVDGKDWLKKARVARA
- a CDS encoding mannitol dehydrogenase family protein; its protein translation is MRLTYDGLKDSAAWKNAGIDLPPYDPQKIAENTRRNPRWIHFGIGNIFRIFVGGIADSLIRSGKMDTGIICAETFDYDVADKIYYPFDNLALAVTLHEDGKTDKRVLGSLTEAVKAPQDRARLTEIFTAKTLQLVSFTITEKGYALHGSDGKYFPFVESDMSNGPANPKGAMAVITAMLFERFRAGAFPIALVSMDNVSQNGRKLRESVIETAEKWQEKNFVPAEFVAYVKDESRVSFPWTMIDKITPRPSEEVAKMLTGLGVEDMNIVVTSKRTYIAPFVNAEAPGYLVIEDSFPNGRPELEASNYGVYMADRNTVNLSERMKVTACLNPIHSALCTYDILLGYTLFADGMHDPELSRLAEAVGYSEGLPVVDDPKILSPRKFLDECMKVRFPNPYLGDTSARIATDISQGLAFRFGETVKAWVKRSGTAENLTGIPLAIAGWLRYLLGIDDKGGKYELSPDPMNDEMTKILAGVEIGKPETVGEKLKPILSNAHIFGVNLYEAGLGEKIEAIFRSEISGYGAVRETLKKYLA